Proteins encoded by one window of Pseudonocardia alni:
- a CDS encoding peptidoglycan D,D-transpeptidase FtsI family protein, with the protein MNRPVRRVALAVMVMIVVLLGNITYVQVVMAGQYRDDSRNQRSQIDEYSRQRGQIVAGGQVLAQSVESDGRLRFARQYPQGEMFAPITGFLSTVYGKTALERSADEVLNGTDDRLFVRRLSDLITGRDPAGGNVVTTIDPEVQRAAYDGLASRGYTGAVVALVPQTGEILAMASTPSFDPNPLASPDPAQQQEAWKRYGAADPDPMTNRAINEIEPPGSTFKLVTTAAALQNGYTPDSQLTAARNIQLADSTTTLENYNGSACGGGATASLREALARSCNTAFAQLGGELGPDKLRAQAEAFGIGRTDLQIPMPVTASQVGPMSDTPSTQQSAIGQRDVRLTPMQLAMIGASIANGGQTMAPHLVKEIQSQTLDVVDTTDPDRMSRSMPADVARTMTDLMVGSEERTSGGGKITGVQIASKTGTAEHGTDPKNTPPHAWYVAFAPADDPKVAVAVLVENGGDRALEATGGSVAAPIGRAVIAEALRDAQ; encoded by the coding sequence GTGAACCGCCCGGTCCGCCGCGTGGCACTCGCCGTGATGGTGATGATCGTGGTCCTGCTCGGCAACATCACCTACGTGCAGGTGGTCATGGCCGGCCAGTACCGGGACGACTCCCGCAACCAGCGCTCGCAGATCGACGAGTACTCGCGTCAGCGCGGCCAGATCGTCGCCGGCGGGCAGGTCCTCGCGCAGAGCGTCGAGAGCGACGGCCGGCTGCGGTTCGCCCGCCAGTACCCGCAGGGCGAGATGTTCGCGCCGATCACCGGCTTCCTGTCGACCGTCTACGGCAAGACCGCACTCGAGCGGTCCGCCGACGAGGTGCTCAACGGCACCGACGACCGGCTGTTCGTGCGCAGGCTGTCGGACCTGATCACCGGCCGGGACCCGGCGGGCGGCAACGTGGTGACCACCATCGACCCCGAGGTGCAGCGCGCCGCCTACGACGGGCTGGCCTCCCGCGGGTACACCGGCGCCGTCGTCGCGCTGGTGCCGCAGACCGGGGAGATCCTGGCGATGGCCTCGACGCCGTCGTTCGACCCGAACCCGCTGGCCTCGCCGGACCCGGCGCAGCAGCAGGAGGCGTGGAAGCGCTACGGCGCCGCCGACCCGGACCCGATGACCAACCGGGCGATCAACGAGATCGAGCCGCCCGGCTCGACGTTCAAGCTCGTCACCACCGCGGCCGCCCTGCAGAACGGCTACACCCCGGACAGCCAGCTCACGGCCGCCCGCAACATCCAGCTGGCCGACTCCACGACCACCCTGGAGAACTACAACGGCTCGGCCTGCGGCGGCGGGGCGACGGCGTCGCTGCGCGAGGCGCTGGCACGCTCCTGCAACACCGCGTTCGCCCAGCTCGGCGGCGAGCTCGGGCCGGACAAGCTCCGTGCCCAGGCCGAGGCGTTCGGCATCGGCCGCACCGACCTGCAGATCCCGATGCCGGTCACGGCGTCGCAGGTCGGCCCGATGTCCGACACCCCCTCGACCCAGCAGTCCGCGATCGGTCAGCGCGACGTCCGGCTGACCCCGATGCAGCTGGCGATGATCGGCGCCTCGATCGCCAACGGCGGCCAGACGATGGCCCCGCACCTGGTCAAGGAGATCCAGAGCCAGACCCTGGACGTCGTCGACACCACCGACCCGGACCGGATGTCGCGGTCGATGCCGGCCGACGTGGCCCGCACGATGACCGACCTGATGGTCGGCTCGGAGGAGCGGACCTCGGGCGGCGGCAAGATCACCGGCGTCCAGATCGCGTCGAAGACCGGTACCGCCGAGCACGGCACCGACCCGAAGAACACCCCGCCGCACGCCTGGTACGTGGCGTTCGCACCGGCCGACGACCCCAAGGTCGCGGTGGCGGTGCTCGTCGAGAACGGCGGCGACCGGGCGCTGGAGGCGACCGGTGGCTCGGTCGCGGCCCCGATCGGGCGGGCCGTGATCGCCGAGGCGCTGCGGGACGCCCAGTGA
- a CDS encoding serine/threonine-protein kinase, with amino-acid sequence MSALSAGQLISERYQLDRRIAVGGMGEVWEASDTRLGRSVAVKVLKAELSDDPEFLHRFRIEARTVASLDHAGIAAVHDYGEDDSSTGGGRTAYLVMELVRGEPLSSRIGRGPIPADEALDILEQAGRALFAAHERGFVHRDVKPGNILLRTDGVVKLTDFGIAKAADAVPVTRSGMVMGTAHYIAPEQASGEEAGPSGDVYSLGIVGYECLAGVRPFRAESAVAVAMMQVRDDPPPLPDEIPERVRELVSSVLVKDPEQRYADGAEFADAVAAVRRGHRPPPPGIPAPGGYAPDFRGDDGAGSRHALQGTVQGTGDDGPSAGGSDTADRGPRTGGPGPDGARRTGPDQGVSRPVTGPPGGAPGRPQGPRTPGGTPSWSGPVPVPPGSPPYGAPLRPPHTGPHSGGLPGGRRPGGPPTGTGVPGQQRSAPTRPPVRRNASADRMPEQHPSGPLDLGPKRSGRAKAWLAALFVILTLAAVLLAVMILKGLSPDDMRPGSLGVAPGTVATAAGPSAGSTGPAVPAEPFAVPRAQDRPEVPGDVPVIPPNGRSGAHVARTGPTVSADRHDEHASDGLDEYGNLNR; translated from the coding sequence GTGAGCGCCCTGTCGGCCGGGCAGCTGATCTCCGAGCGCTACCAGCTGGACCGGCGGATCGCGGTCGGCGGGATGGGCGAGGTCTGGGAGGCCTCGGACACCCGGCTCGGGCGCAGCGTCGCGGTGAAGGTCCTCAAGGCGGAGCTCTCCGACGACCCGGAGTTCCTGCACCGGTTCCGCATCGAGGCCCGCACCGTCGCCTCGCTCGACCACGCCGGGATCGCCGCCGTGCACGACTACGGCGAGGACGACAGCTCCACCGGCGGCGGGCGCACCGCTTACCTGGTGATGGAGCTCGTCCGGGGTGAGCCGCTGTCGTCGCGGATCGGGCGCGGGCCCATCCCCGCCGACGAGGCGCTCGACATCCTCGAGCAGGCGGGCCGGGCGCTGTTCGCCGCGCACGAGCGCGGGTTCGTCCACCGCGACGTCAAGCCCGGCAACATCCTGCTGCGCACCGACGGCGTCGTGAAGCTGACCGACTTCGGCATCGCCAAGGCCGCCGACGCCGTCCCGGTGACCCGGTCCGGGATGGTCATGGGCACCGCCCACTACATCGCTCCGGAGCAGGCCTCCGGCGAGGAGGCCGGGCCGTCGGGCGACGTCTACTCGCTCGGTATCGTCGGCTACGAGTGCCTGGCCGGGGTGCGGCCGTTCCGCGCCGAGAGCGCGGTCGCGGTCGCGATGATGCAGGTCCGCGACGACCCGCCGCCGCTGCCGGACGAGATCCCCGAGCGGGTGCGCGAGCTGGTCTCCTCGGTGCTGGTCAAGGACCCCGAGCAGCGCTACGCCGACGGCGCCGAGTTCGCCGACGCCGTCGCCGCGGTCCGGCGCGGGCACCGGCCGCCGCCGCCCGGCATCCCCGCCCCCGGCGGGTACGCACCCGACTTCCGCGGCGACGACGGCGCCGGCTCGCGACACGCCCTGCAGGGGACCGTGCAGGGGACCGGCGACGACGGCCCGTCGGCGGGCGGTAGCGACACCGCCGACCGCGGCCCGCGCACCGGTGGCCCCGGCCCCGACGGCGCCCGCCGCACCGGACCGGACCAGGGTGTGTCCCGCCCCGTCACCGGTCCCCCCGGTGGCGCGCCGGGCCGGCCGCAGGGCCCGCGCACCCCGGGCGGCACGCCGTCCTGGTCCGGGCCGGTCCCGGTGCCCCCGGGCTCGCCGCCCTACGGTGCCCCGCTGCGGCCGCCGCACACCGGGCCGCACAGCGGCGGTCTCCCGGGGGGCCGTCGTCCGGGCGGGCCGCCCACCGGCACCGGGGTCCCGGGGCAGCAGCGTTCGGCGCCGACGCGTCCGCCGGTGCGCCGCAACGCCTCCGCCGACCGGATGCCCGAGCAGCATCCGTCCGGCCCGCTCGACCTGGGCCCGAAGCGTTCCGGACGGGCGAAGGCGTGGCTGGCCGCCCTGTTCGTGATCCTGACCCTCGCCGCCGTCCTGCTCGCGGTGATGATCTTGAAGGGCCTCTCGCCCGACGACATGCGGCCCGGGTCGCTCGGCGTCGCGCCCGGTACCGTGGCGACCGCGGCCGGCCCCTCGGCCGGGTCCACGGGACCGGCGGTCCCGGCGGAGCCGTTCGCCGTCCCCCGTGCCCAAGATCGACCGGAGGTGCCCGGTGATGTCCCGGTGATCCCACCGAACGGTCGCTCCGGCGCACATGTCGCCCGTACGGGACCGACCGTGAGCGCCGACCGGCATGATGAGCACGCCTCCGACGGACTCGATGAGTACGGGAATCTGAACCGATGA
- a CDS encoding FHA domain-containing protein FhaB/FipA, which produces MPELVLQLTRGGFLALLWLFVLLALQVVRSDLYAASGLRAAAPGRAGGGRAARVRGGGRGKVARQLLVTQGPLAGSRITLDSRPILIGRADDSTLKLDDDYASTRHARISQQGDDWYVEDLGSTNGTYLERNKVTGPTRVPLGTPVRIGKTVIELRS; this is translated from the coding sequence GTGCCGGAACTGGTACTGCAACTGACCCGGGGCGGCTTCCTCGCCCTCCTGTGGCTGTTCGTCCTGCTCGCACTCCAGGTGGTCCGCTCCGACCTCTACGCCGCGTCCGGTCTCCGGGCGGCCGCACCCGGCCGCGCGGGCGGGGGCCGGGCCGCCAGGGTCCGCGGCGGTGGCCGCGGCAAGGTGGCCCGCCAGCTGCTCGTCACCCAGGGTCCGCTGGCCGGCAGCCGTATCACCCTCGACTCCCGGCCGATCCTGATCGGCCGCGCCGACGACTCGACCCTCAAGCTCGACGACGACTACGCCTCCACCCGGCACGCACGCATCTCGCAGCAGGGTGACGACTGGTACGTCGAGGATCTCGGGTCGACGAACGGCACCTATCTGGAACGTAATAAGGTCACCGGGCCCACCCGGGTCCCGCTGGGGACACCGGTCCGCATCGGCAAGACGGTGATCGAGCTGCGATCGTGA
- a CDS encoding FtsW/RodA/SpoVE family cell cycle protein → MATGSSAAEPTTPTGRGIELLMLGLAAVLTTGALVLVEANQEQSLTTDLLWVGLAYLVLFAGAHVAVRFLAPYADPLILPSVALLNGIGLVMIHRLDLAKAARAEATGSPVPSGLIGAQVTWTVAGLALFALVLFFLRDHRTLARYGYTAGFVGLVFLAIPAFLPSSISEVNGAKLWIRIPGGPGIQPGEFSKILLIIFFAAYLVQKRNLLSTAGRRFLGMELPRARDLAPLLVAWGLSVGVLVLQRDLGSSLLIFGLVLVLLYTATERVSWMVIGLLAFSGGAVVAYNLFDHVQTRVRIWLDPFADFSGGGYQLAQALFGLGTGGVGGTGLGAGRPDIVPFAESDFIFSSLGEELGLIGLAAILLVYLVLITRGLRSALAVRDSYGKLLATGLSFSVALQIFVVIGGVTKLIPLTGLTLPFLSYGGSSLLANYVLVAILLRISHVARAPLPVRPAKPRAPIAEASTELVQRPGTGRSDTRDDNRADTAAQRSET, encoded by the coding sequence ATGGCCACGGGCAGCTCCGCTGCGGAGCCGACCACGCCCACCGGCCGCGGCATCGAGCTGTTGATGCTGGGCCTGGCCGCCGTACTCACGACCGGTGCGCTGGTGCTGGTGGAGGCGAACCAGGAGCAGTCGCTGACGACCGACCTGTTGTGGGTGGGTCTGGCGTATCTCGTGCTGTTCGCGGGTGCGCACGTGGCGGTGCGCTTCCTGGCGCCCTACGCCGACCCGCTGATCCTGCCGTCGGTCGCGCTGCTCAACGGCATCGGCCTGGTGATGATCCACCGGCTCGACCTGGCCAAGGCCGCCCGCGCGGAGGCCACCGGGAGCCCGGTGCCGAGCGGGCTGATCGGCGCCCAGGTCACCTGGACCGTCGCCGGCCTGGCGTTGTTCGCGCTGGTGCTGTTCTTCCTCCGGGATCACCGCACACTGGCCCGCTACGGCTACACCGCGGGCTTCGTCGGCCTGGTCTTCCTGGCGATCCCGGCGTTCCTGCCGTCGTCGATCTCCGAGGTCAACGGGGCCAAGCTCTGGATCCGCATCCCGGGCGGCCCCGGCATCCAGCCCGGCGAGTTCTCCAAGATCCTGCTGATCATCTTCTTCGCTGCCTACCTGGTCCAGAAGCGCAACCTGCTCTCCACCGCGGGCCGCCGCTTCCTGGGCATGGAGCTGCCCCGCGCCCGTGACCTGGCTCCACTGCTCGTCGCCTGGGGGCTGTCGGTCGGCGTGCTCGTGCTCCAGCGCGACCTCGGCAGCTCGTTGCTGATCTTCGGCCTGGTCCTGGTCCTGCTCTACACCGCGACCGAACGCGTGTCGTGGATGGTGATCGGGCTGCTGGCGTTCTCCGGCGGTGCCGTCGTCGCCTACAACCTGTTCGACCACGTCCAGACCCGCGTGCGGATCTGGCTGGACCCGTTCGCCGACTTCAGCGGCGGCGGCTACCAGCTCGCGCAGGCGCTGTTCGGGCTCGGCACCGGCGGCGTCGGCGGGACCGGACTGGGTGCCGGACGGCCGGACATCGTGCCGTTCGCCGAGTCCGACTTCATCTTCTCCTCGCTCGGCGAGGAGCTCGGGCTGATCGGGCTGGCCGCGATCCTGCTGGTGTACCTGGTGCTCATCACCCGTGGGCTGCGGTCGGCGCTGGCCGTGCGCGACTCCTACGGCAAGCTGCTCGCGACCGGGCTGTCGTTCTCGGTGGCGCTGCAGATCTTCGTCGTCATCGGCGGGGTGACGAAGCTGATCCCGCTGACCGGTCTGACGCTGCCGTTCCTGTCCTACGGCGGCTCGTCGCTGCTGGCGAACTACGTGCTGGTGGCGATCCTGCTGCGGATCTCACACGTGGCCAGGGCACCGCTTCCCGTCCGGCCCGCGAAGCCGCGGGCGCCGATCGCCGAGGCCAGCACCGAGCTCGTCCAGCGTCCCGGGACGGGCCGTTCCGACACCCGTGACGACAACCGCGCCGACACCGCCGCCCAGAGGAGCGAGACGTGA
- a CDS encoding DUF3662 and FHA domain-containing protein — MGRVDRFERRLQGFVGDAFARVFGGSVVPQEVAQALLREAEDNVEQLAGGRQLAPNRYTVLLSPSDLDRMAGDEDGVVRSLSSHVAKELTDQGWDTYGEVVVFLERSEALHTGQFRTRSAVDPDASRRAANRARTAGEAPMSQQPGHPEENGQYGYDRGAPGGYGQQTYAPQGYDQEQQGGYGQQQGGYDQYGQQQGGYGQPGYDQYGQPQQGYGQQPGYDQQQPGYDQYGQQQGGYGQPQGYAQPPQGGYDQYGQQGYGQPQQGGYPQQGYEQGYDGYGQPQQGGYGQPQGYAQPGYPQQGGYEQGYDGGYGQQQGYAQPGYQQGGYDQGYDGQGYGGQGGWGAPAQLTAMLILDDGSNRNYQLAEGTHVIGRGQDSQFRLPDTGVSRRHLEVTWDGQVATLNDLGSTNGTTVNNSPVQSCQLTDGDVIRVGHSSLVFRTQG; from the coding sequence TTGGGCCGCGTGGACCGCTTCGAGCGCCGACTTCAGGGGTTCGTGGGCGATGCCTTCGCGCGGGTCTTCGGGGGCAGTGTCGTCCCACAGGAAGTCGCACAGGCACTGCTGAGGGAAGCCGAGGACAACGTCGAGCAGCTCGCCGGAGGTCGCCAGCTGGCGCCCAACCGGTACACCGTTCTGCTCAGCCCCAGCGATCTCGACCGGATGGCGGGCGACGAGGACGGGGTCGTCCGATCCCTCTCGTCGCACGTGGCGAAGGAACTCACCGACCAGGGCTGGGACACCTACGGTGAGGTCGTAGTCTTTCTGGAGCGCTCCGAGGCGCTGCACACGGGACAATTCCGCACCCGCTCCGCTGTCGACCCCGACGCTTCCCGTCGGGCCGCCAACCGAGCACGCACCGCAGGAGAAGCACCCATGAGCCAGCAACCGGGCCACCCCGAGGAGAACGGGCAGTACGGATACGACCGGGGCGCACCCGGCGGGTACGGCCAGCAGACCTACGCGCCTCAGGGGTACGACCAGGAGCAGCAGGGCGGCTACGGCCAGCAGCAGGGCGGGTACGACCAGTACGGGCAGCAGCAGGGCGGCTACGGCCAGCCCGGCTACGACCAGTACGGCCAGCCCCAGCAGGGCTACGGCCAGCAGCCCGGGTACGACCAGCAGCAGCCCGGCTACGACCAGTACGGCCAGCAGCAGGGCGGCTACGGCCAGCCCCAGGGCTACGCCCAGCCCCCGCAGGGCGGCTACGACCAGTACGGCCAGCAGGGCTACGGCCAGCCGCAGCAGGGTGGCTACCCCCAGCAGGGCTACGAGCAGGGCTACGACGGCTACGGCCAGCCGCAGCAGGGTGGCTACGGCCAGCCCCAGGGCTACGCCCAGCCCGGCTACCCGCAGCAGGGTGGCTACGAGCAGGGCTACGACGGCGGCTACGGCCAGCAGCAGGGCTACGCCCAGCCGGGCTACCAGCAGGGCGGCTACGACCAGGGCTACGACGGCCAGGGGTACGGCGGCCAGGGCGGCTGGGGCGCTCCGGCGCAGCTGACCGCGATGCTGATCCTGGACGACGGGTCGAACCGCAACTACCAGCTGGCCGAGGGCACCCACGTCATCGGCCGCGGTCAGGACTCCCAGTTCCGGCTCCCGGACACCGGCGTGTCCCGCCGGCACCTGGAGGTCACCTGGGACGGCCAGGTCGCGACCCTGAACGACCTGGGCTCGACCAACGGCACCACGGTGAACAACTCCCCGGTGCAGTCCTGCCAGCTGACCGACGGCGACGTGATCCGCGTGGGTCACTCCAGCCTGGTGTTCCGCACCCAGGGCTGA
- a CDS encoding PP2C family protein-serine/threonine phosphatase, with product MTLVLRYSARSDRGLVRQNNQDAVYAGPRLLALADGMGGHAAGEVASSLVISALAPLDDDVPGDDLLAELREATHDGNEAISRHVAEAPDLEGMGTTLTAILFAGSRLGMVHVGDSRCYLLRDGELTQITKDDTFVQSLIDEGRITEEEAHTHPQRSLLLRAITGQDVDPSLSIREARAGDRFLLCSDGLSGPVSDETLHDTLTDYADPRECADRLIELALRGGGPDNITCIVADVVDVDYADDAPIIGGSAGRNPRAGDGDYRHDERTPHSSAQRAAATTLPRTEPVRLEPAAAEEPRRRRGLRPVLALLGVLVVLVAGVFVARALVLQQYYVAVDQNQVAIYQGVRGNVLGVPLQRVAESTDIGLDDLPQAVRSQVTDGIVSDEGETGARETVDRLRERMLPLCSTLNPPQPPAVVQVPGAPPVTTTPLPTATPEPGRNCRLDG from the coding sequence GTGACACTGGTGCTGCGTTACTCGGCCCGCAGTGACCGCGGACTGGTCCGGCAGAACAACCAGGACGCCGTCTACGCGGGCCCCCGCCTGCTCGCCCTCGCCGACGGCATGGGCGGTCACGCCGCGGGCGAGGTCGCCTCGTCCCTGGTGATCTCCGCACTGGCCCCGCTCGACGACGACGTGCCCGGTGACGACCTGCTCGCCGAACTCCGCGAGGCGACCCACGACGGCAACGAGGCGATCTCCCGCCACGTCGCCGAGGCCCCCGACCTCGAGGGCATGGGGACCACCCTGACCGCGATCCTGTTCGCGGGCTCGCGCCTGGGCATGGTCCACGTCGGCGACTCGCGCTGCTACCTGCTGCGCGACGGCGAGCTCACCCAGATCACGAAGGACGACACGTTCGTCCAGTCGCTGATCGACGAGGGCCGGATCACCGAGGAGGAGGCGCACACGCACCCGCAGCGGTCGCTGCTGCTGCGCGCCATCACCGGGCAGGACGTCGACCCGTCGCTGTCGATCCGCGAGGCCCGCGCCGGGGACCGCTTCCTGCTGTGCTCCGACGGCCTGTCCGGCCCGGTCAGCGACGAGACACTGCACGACACGCTGACCGACTACGCCGACCCCCGCGAGTGCGCCGACCGCCTGATCGAGCTGGCGCTGCGCGGCGGCGGGCCGGACAACATCACCTGCATCGTGGCCGACGTGGTGGACGTCGACTACGCCGACGACGCCCCGATCATCGGGGGCTCCGCGGGCCGCAACCCGCGCGCCGGCGACGGCGACTACCGCCACGACGAGCGGACCCCGCACTCCTCGGCGCAGCGCGCGGCGGCCACCACGCTGCCCCGCACCGAGCCGGTACGGCTGGAGCCCGCCGCCGCGGAGGAGCCGCGCCGCCGGCGCGGCCTGCGCCCGGTGCTCGCCCTGCTGGGCGTGCTCGTGGTGCTCGTGGCGGGAGTGTTCGTCGCCCGGGCGCTGGTGCTGCAGCAGTACTACGTGGCCGTCGACCAGAACCAGGTCGCGATCTACCAGGGTGTGCGCGGCAACGTGCTCGGTGTCCCGTTGCAACGGGTGGCCGAGTCCACCGACATCGGCCTCGACGACCTGCCGCAGGCGGTCCGCAGCCAGGTCACCGACGGCATCGTCTCCGACGAGGGCGAGACCGGTGCCCGGGAGACCGTCGACCGGCTGCGGGAGCGCATGCTCCCGCTCTGCTCCACGCTGAACCCGCCGCAGCCGCCCGCGGTCGTCCAGGTGCCCGGCGCCCCGCCGGTGACGACGACCCCGCTGCCGACCGCGACCCCCGAGCCGGGCCGGAACTGCCGGCTCGACGGCTGA